Part of the Pseudomonas sp. M30-35 genome is shown below.
AGTGCTGGGCTCGCAACGGCGGCAACTTCATACTTTTCCTCAGACAGAAAAAAGCCGCACTGATGTGCGGCTTCCTGAATCGCTATGCTTATGCGGCAATCGAGCCTTTAAGCTTGCTCATCGCATTCTTCTCTAGCTGGCGAATTCGCTCAGCAGAGACATTGTACTTCGCAGCCAGATCATGCAGCGTGGCCTTCTCTTCAGACAACCAGCGCTGATAGAGAATATCGCGACTACGCTCATCCAAACCGTCCAACGCTTCATGCAAGTTGGCTGTAGAGCTGTCACTCCAGTCAGCGTTCTCAAGTTGTACCGCAGGATCGTAGCGGTGATCCTCAAGGTACTGCGCTGGCGTCTGGAATGCGCGGTCGTCGTCATCGTCCGCCGCAGGATCAAAGGCCATGTCATGGCCAGTCAGGCGGCTTTCCATTTCACGCACTTCACGGGGTTCAACACCCAGGCTTTCAGCTACTGCGTTGACTTCATCATTGTTCAGCCAGGCCAGACGCTTCTTTTGGCTACGCAGGTTAAAGAACAGCTTACGCTGAGCTTTAGTGGTTGCCACTTTAACAATGCGCCAGTTGCGCAGGATGAACTCGTGAATTTCTGCACGAATCCAATGCACCGCGAACGATACAAGGCGCACGCCCATTTCTGGGTTGAAGCGTTTTACTGCTTTCATAAGGCCGACGTTGCCTTCCTGGATCAGGTCAGCTTGCGCCAGACCGTAACCCGAGTAGCTACGCGCGATATGCACGACAAAGCGCAGGTGAGCGAGCACCATTTGCCGTGCAGCCTCTAAATTCTGGTGGTAGAAGAGACTTTCGGCCAGCTCGCGCTCCTGCTCTGGAGTCAGCAGCGGGATGCTGTTGACCGCATGCACATAAGCCTCCAGGTTGGCGCCTGGAACTAACGCATGAACAGGTTGCAAGGAAGTGGACATTTGAATCCTCCGAACGACTTAACACGTGCAGTCTAACACTGCTCGATATGACTTATAACGTCTCTACAAGTTCAGTTACTAATAGTCAATATCAATCAAATCAATAGCTTGTTACTTAGGAGCCAGCTCGCGCAAATGGCGCGCTACCGCAATCCAGGCGCCAATATAACCGAGCAATACCGCGCCGAGTAGTAGTGACAGACCATCGGCGATGGTGACGCCGCCCAAACTGAAGTCGCTGCCGTACAAACCGGCTAGACGCACTACCGAGCCATCGAGCCAGTTCAAGCCATAAGCAAGCACCATCCAGGCAAGAACCCCGGCACCTAAACCATAGAGCGCGCCCATATACAGAAAAGGCCTGCGCACATAGCTGTCAGTGCCGCCGACCAGCTTGATAACCTCAATTTCCGTTCGGCGGTTCTCGATATGCAGGCGGATGGTGTTACCGATCACCAGCAGCAGCGCCATGATCAACAGCAACGTAAGGCCGAAGATAAAACGCTCGCCGAGCTTAAGAATCGCAGTCAAGCGCTCCACCCAGAGCAAATCCAACTGCGCCTGCTGCACTTTGGGTAACGCAGCCAGACGCGTGCGTAGCGCCTCAAGGCCAACCTTGTCGACCTCTTTCGGCGTTACCAGCACCACACCAGGCAGCGGGTTTTCAGGCAGTTCCTTCAGCGCTTGGCCTAATCCTGATTGCTCCTGAAACTCCGTCAGGGCTTGCTCGCGGCTGACCCAATCGGTCTGCGCCACATCATCCATTTTGTCGATTTGCTCGCGCAGCTCCTGACCATCTGCGTCAGTCGCATCAATCTGTAGAAATAGCGAGATCTGCGCCGCACGCTGCCACGAACCGCCCAAGCGCTCTACATTGTTGAGCAACAACGACAACCCCATCGGCAAGCTCAGCGCGACCGCCATCACCAGACAGGTGAAGAAGCTACCAATTGGCTGCTTGCCCAGACGGCGCAGGCTGTCAGCCAGGCTGGCACGATGATTTTCCAGCCAGGAATGCAGCTGGGTCTTGAAGTCCGGGCCGTCCTCAAGACTGTTATGTTCGGCTTTTTTAGGTGCAGCACCGACACGTTGTGCAGGCTGCGGGGGTGGCATACGGGTCGCACTCATTAGACGGCGTCTCCATCACCAATCAAACGGCCGCGCTGCAATGTCAGCATGCGGTGGCGCATGCGTGCGATCAGCGCCAAATCGTGACTGGCAATCAGCACACTGGTGCCCAGCCGGTTAATGTCTTCAAACACACCCATGATTTCTGCGGCCAGACGCGGGTCGAGGTTACCGGTTGGCTCATCCGCCAAGAGTAACGCCGGGCGATGAACAATGGCCCGGGCAATGCCGACCCGCTGCTGCTGACCAGTTGAAAGATCACCCGGGAACTGCTCGGCTTTATCCGACAGCGCCACACGCTCCAGCGCAGAGCCAACACGCTCACCAATCTCGGCCTTGGACAAGCCGAGAATCTGCAGCGGCAAGGCAACGTTATCGAAAACGCTACGATCGAACAGCAATTGGTGATTCTGGAACACCACGCCAATCTGGCGGCGCAAGAACGGGATCTGTGTATTGGTAATCTGGCCCAGATCCTGGCCCGCCAACAACAGCTTGCCGCTGGTTGGCCTTTCCATCGCCAAGATCAGACGCAACAAGGTACTTTTGCCCGCGCCGGAGTGGCCGGTGACGAATAAAAACTCACCCCGACGCACACGAAAGCTGAGTTCGTGTAGCCCGACATGTCCATTCGGATAACGCTTACCGACCTGCTCGAATCGAATCATCGAGGGAGTGTCCTAGTCAAAAACAATTGTGAATCCTTGGTATAACGACTGCGCTTGTCGAATGACCCTAGGCAGTGAACTAACGTTCGGCAAATAGCGCCTTAACGAAGTCATCGGCGACAAAGGTACGCAAATCATCAATCCCTTCGCCAACGCCGATATAACGAATCGGCAGACCAAACTGCTTGGCCAGGGCGAAAATCACACCACCTTTAGCTGTGCCATCCAGCTTGGTCAAAACTAAACCGCTCAAGTTCACGGTCTGATTGAATTGTTTCGCCTGATTGATCGCGTTCTGCCCGGTTCCGGCATCCAGCACCAGCAAGACCTCGTGCGGGGCAGTGTCATCAAGCTTGCCCATCACCCGGCGAACCTTCTTCAACTCTTCCATCAGGTTGTCTTTGGTGTGTAGACGCCCGGCGGTATCTGCGATCAACACATCCATACCCCGCGACTTGGCAGCCTGCACCGCATCGAAAATCACCGAGGCAGAGTCAGCGCCAGTATGCTGAGCAATAACCGGGATGTTGTTGCGCTCACCCCAAACCTGTAGCTGCTCAACAGCGGCTGCACGGAAGGTGTCGCCCGCAGCCAGCATGACTTTTTTGCCCTCTTGCTGCAGTTTTTTCGCCATCTTGCCAATGGTCGTGGTTTTACCCGCGCCATTAACCCCGACCACCAAAATCACGTAAGGCGTTTTGCTGCTGTCGACTTTTAGCGGCTGCTCAACCGGCTTAAGCAGTGCTGCCAGCTCGTCTTGCAGTGACTTATAAAGCGCGTTGACATTGGTGAGCTGTTTACGTGCAACCTTTTGGGTCAGGTTCTCGATAATCAGCGTAGTGGCTTCAACACCAACGTCTGCCACCAGCAAACGCGTCTCAATTTCGTCGATCAGGTCGTCATCGATGGTCTTCTGACCGAGAAACAAACCGGCCATACCTTCGCCAAGACCTGCGCTGGTCTTCGACAAGCCTTGCTTGAGGCGATTGAACCAACTGCTCTGGTTGCCCGACTTCTCCTGCTCGACAGCGATCACTGGCGGCGTGGCAACAGGCTCAGTTGCAGGCGCGGCAACGCTCGGCTGGGCTGGAGCAGGCATGACAGTTGGCGCAGGTGGCGCAGGTGGCGTAACCACCTCGCGAGTCTCTGACTCCAATGCAGCGGGCTTGTCAGCGACTGGCTCAGCAGCGGGCGCAACCGATTCAGCGGGCGCAGGTTTCTGCACCTCGGGTTCAGCCGGAACGGGGGCTGGCTCTTGCGGTTTTTTACGCAACCAGCCAAACAGACCTTTCTTCTCGGCAGTTTTATCAGCAGCTTGCACGGAAATGTTCGCGTCAGACGCTGCTGGAGTCTTCTTATCTTCGTTGGAACCAAACATGGAGGCCGACTATCTCAAAGAAGCAACGCGCCAGTATCAGCACTAAAACCCCAACAATTGCAGGACAAATAGTCGCAGCTAACTGTTCAGCGGTGGTTTTTAGTCACTTTTACAGGCATGGTCGCCAGTAAAACGGATGAGTATCCTAGCACCTCAAGACCTGCCGACGCTAAGACCTCGCGCATCTGACTGACCAGTCGCTGCTCGCAGCTGTTTAACCAGTGCGTGGTGTGTGATGATCGGCCCAGGCGCAGAATTAAGCTGGATATGAAACACTTGCAGGCTGAACATCAACCTCAAACGCTTCAGACTCGCACATTTGCGCCCCAGTCATCCTTGTTTGGTAAACCTTTATCTTCGGTGACCCCCTTCTTATGAATACGATTGCCCGCCGCGCTACCGGCCTGCTGATTGGCATGCTTTGCATTCCTCTCTCTGCATTCGCAGCCGTCCCCCAAGCCACTCATGAATTCAGCCTCGACAATGGCCTCAAAGTGATTGTCCGTGAAGACCACCGTGCGCCAGTGGTGGTCTCCCAGCTCTGGTACAAAGTGGGCTCCAGCTTTGAAACGCCTGGCCGCACCGGGCTGTCACACGCCCTTGAACATATGATGTTCAAAGGCAGCAGCAAGCTCGGTCCGGGCGAGGCCTCGCACGTTCTGCGCGACCTCGGCGCTGAAGAAAACGCCTTCACCAGCGATGACTACACCGCCTATTACCAAGTACTCGCACGCGACCGCCTGAGTGTCGCGATGGAGCTTGAAGCAGACCGCATGGCCACATTGAAATTGCCCGCTGAGGAGTTCAAGCGCGAGATCGAAGTCATCAAAGAAGAACGTCGCCTGCGTACCGACGACAAGCCAACCAGCTTGGCGTATGAGCGCTTCAAGGCGATGGCTTACCCCGCCAGCGGTTATCACAATCCGACGATAGGCTGGATGGCTGACCTGCAGCGCATGAGTATCGATGAGCTGCGCCAGTGGTACGAGGCGTGGTACGCACCGAATAACGCCACATTAGTGGTGGTGGGCGATGTCAGCGAAGCTGAAGTCAAAACGCTTGCTCAGAAATACTTTGGCGCAATTCCCAAGCGCGAAGTGCCTGCGGTCAAAATCCCCAAGGACCTTGATCAGCCAGGCGAACGTCGCCTGACGCTGCACCTCAAAACCCAACTGCCAAGCCTGATGATGGGCTTTAACGTACCGGGACTGGCCACCGCAGAAAAACCGCGCAGCGTACACGCCCTGCGTTTGATCGCAGCCTTGCTTGACGGCGGCTACAGCGCACGCTTGTCAACAAACCTTGAGCGTGCGCAAGAACTGGTGTCGGGCGCATCTGCTTGGTATGACCCCTACCCGCGCGGCGATAGCTTGTTCATGCTGACGGCAACACCCAACACGCAAAAGGGTAAAACCATCGAGGAAACTGAAGCGGGCCTGTGGGAAGAACTGCAAAACCTGCAGAACAATCCGCCATCAACTGCAGAAGTTGCCCGCGTACGTGCGCAAGTGATCGCTGGCTTGGTGTACGAGCGCGACTCAATCACCAGCCAAGCCACTTCAATTGGCAAACTGGAAACAGTCGGTTTGTCTTGGAAGCTGATGGATAAAGAGCTCAGCGAGCTTGAAGCCGTCACGCCTGCGGATATCCAGGATGCAGCCAAGAAATTCTTCACTCGCGATCGCCTCAGCGTCGCTTACATTCTGCCAGAGGAGAAGAGCGATGAATAAGCGCACCCCCTTGCGTCCGGGCTTGTTGAGCCTGGCCCTGCTGTCGGTCCTCTCGATCACCAGCCTCGGCGCCAGCGCTGAAGCCACTAACGTTAAAAGCGGCAATAAACTGCAATCACTCAGCGAAATGAGCGAGACCGTCAGCCATCGCAAGCTGGATATCCAAACCTGGAAAACCAGCGAAGGCGCAAAAGTTTTGTTCGTCGAAGCTCACGAACTACCGATGTTCGACCTGCACCTGACCTATGCCGCAGGCAGCAGCCAGGATGGCGATGTTCAAGGCCTGGCAATGTTAACCAACGCCATGCTCAATGAAGGCGTGCCGGGGAAAGATGTTGGCCAAATTGCAGCAGGCTTTGAAGACCTCGGCGCTGAGTTCAGCAACGGCTCATACCGAGATATGGCGGTTACAGGCCTGCGTAGCCTGAGCGCGAAAAAAGAACGTGAACCCGCTCTGGCGCTGTTCAATCAGGTCATTGGTCAACCGACATTCCCAGAAGACTCCTTCATTCGAATCAAGAACCAGGTGCTCGCTGGTTTCGAATATCAAAAGCAGAACCCTGGCAGCCTTGCCGGTATCGAACTGTTCAAGAAGCTTTATGGCAAACACCCGTACGCGCACCCAAGTGACGGCACCGAGAAATCAATCCCGCCGATTACTATCGAGCAACTCAAAGCCTTCCACGCCAAAGCCTACAGTGCCGGTAACACGGTTATTGCACTGGTCGGTGACCTGACTCGCAGTGAAGCAGAGGCGATCACTGCAAAAGTCTCGGCAGCACTACCGAAAGGCCCGGCATTGCCCGCTATTGTTGAGCCGCAACAGCCAGCCGCAAGCAGTAATCATATTGAGTTCCCCTCCAAGCAGACTCACCTGATGCTAGCTCAGCTGGGAATCGATCGTGCAGACCCGGATTACGCAGCGCTGTACATGGGCAACCAAATTTTTGGTGGCGGTGGCTTCGGTACACGCCTGATGGAAGAGGTTCGCGAGAAACGCGGGCTAACCTATGGTGTTTACTCCGGTTTCACCGCCATGCAGGTTCGTGGCCCATTTATGATCAACCTGCAAACGCGGGCAGAACTCAGCGAAGGCACGCTACAACTGGTCAAGGACCTGCTACGCGAATACTTGAAAAACGGCCCAACCGAGAAAGAACTGGATAATGCCAAGCGCGAAATGGCGGGTAGCTTTCCGTTATCGACTGCGAGCAACTCGGCGATTGTTGGCCAATTGGGCGCTATAGGCTTTTATAATCTGCCACTCGATTACCTCGAAACCTTTATGCAGCAGGTTCAGGGTCTAACCGTCGAGCAAGTTAAAACAGCCATGGCCAAACACCTCGACCCAGATGCAATGGTCATCGTCACAGCGGGCCCGACAGTTACTCAACAAGAGTTGCCGCCACCCACTGAAAACCCTGCCGAGCAACCGCTGGGCGTTCCGGAGCATTAATGAGTAAACAAGCTAGCAGAACAGGCGCCCACGGCGGGTTAGGTCATGTTCGAATTATCGGTGGCGAGTGGGGCTCACGGCGCTTCACTTTCCCTGATGCACAAGGTCTGCGCCCCACCCCAGACCGGGTGCGTGAAACCCTGTTCAACTGGTTAGCTCCGTACGTTGAAGGCGCACGCGTGCTCGACCCGTTTACCGGCAGCGGCGCGCTGTATCTGGAAGCACTGTCTCGCGGAGCTGCCAGTGCATTAGCGCTGGACCTGAACCCTGACTCAGTTGCATCACTGCGCGGCCACCTGCAGACCCTACGCTGTGAGAATGGCCAGCTACTGCAAAGCAATGCCATTACCTATCTGCAAACCCAACCTGCAACTGCGTTCGATCTAGTATTTCTAGACCCGCCATTTCATCAAGATCTACTGGTTCCAACCTGCGAGCTGCTTGAGTCCCGCGGCTGGCTAAGTGACGCCGCCTGGATCTACTGTGAGAGCGAAAAGGCGCCTTCAAAGCTGGGATTACCGAGCAACTGGCGCTTACATCGCGAGAAAAAATCCGGGCAGGTGTATTACTCTTTGTGGGAACGCAGCACCTAAGAAACCTCTGATAAACAGACCCAGCCTCGTATTCGAAAGAACGAGGCTGAACCACACATGCCCACTGGCAACACCGATGAATAATTCCTTTAAGCCTGCATGGTGGCTTCCAAGCGCGCATTTACAGACGCTCTGGAACTCAATGTGCCGCACCTCTCCAACGCTCGAGCGGCGGCGCGAGCGCATGTGGCTTAACGATGGCGACTTTCTGGATATGGACTGGTATGGGCCGCATCAAGCAGACACACCATTGGTCCTCCTGCTGCACGGCTTAACCGGCTCATCCAACTCGCTATACATCCTTGGCGTCCAACAAACGCTTGCCGCTCAAGGCTGGGCCAGTGTTGCTCTGAATTGGCGCGGCTGCTCCGGCGAGCCCAATCTATTACCGCGCGGCTATCACTCCGGCGCCAGTGAAGATCTGGCTGAAACGGTCTGTCATCTGCGCGCGCAGCGTCCTATGGCACCCCTTTACGCGGCGGGTTATTCACTCGGCGGCAATGTACTGCTCAAGTATCTTGGAGAAACGGGCAAAGACAGTCAGTTGCAAGGCGCTGTCGCAGTTTCGGTGCCGTTCAGGCTCGACCAATGCGCTGACCGCATCGGCATGGGTTTCTCAAAGGTGTATCAGGCGCACTTTATGCGCGAGATGGTCGCTTACGTTAGAGACAAACAACGCCTGTTCAGCCACAGCGGCCAGGCTGACCAGTTGTCGATACTCGAAAAGCTCGGCCCGCTCGACGGCATGCGTACCTTCTGGGACTTCGATGGCAAAGTCACCGCTCCGCTCCACGGTTTCAGCGATGCGCAGGATTATTACAAGCGCTCTTCAAGCCGCTACTTCCTCGGCAAAATTTGCACGCCAACCCTGCTAATCCAGGCCAAGGATGACCCGTTTGTATTTGAGCACAGCCTTCCAGAACCGGATGAGCTGGCAAGTTGCATCGAGTTTGAGTTGCACCCCAAAGGCGGCCATGTCGGCTTTATCGAGGGCACACCACAGCGCCCGGGCTACTACCTTGAACGGCGTATTCCGCAATGGCTTAGCCAGAGCGCTGGGCGCCTCTAAACCAAGGCCTCGAGCGGCACATAGTACGTCTGATGCAAGGCTTCGATCTCAGCACGAGCTGCAGGGGCTATCAGCCCGACTTCTAGCGCAAGCACCTGATAAATGCCGCGCCGCAGCATCTCCTCACTGAGATCGCCAGACTTATGCTGTGATGTGCATAAAAAACGCACCCATGAAGTCAGAATGATCCAGCTATTAAGAGTGAGCGCCTCGATCTGCAGAGCCGTCATCACCAGAATACCGGCATCGCAGAAGCCTTGATAAATAGTTTGCGCGCCCTGCAGGCAGCGCTCAGAGAACAGTTGGTAACGTTCAGCCAACGATGGGTCATTGTCGAGCAAATGCTCAAGGTCACGGTGTAAAAACCGATAGCGCCACATCGCTTCAAGCAGCGATTCCAGATAGAAATTTTTGTCTGCAATGCTTGGCTCACGACCTTCTGGCAGCCGTAAAAAACCGT
Proteins encoded:
- a CDS encoding TetR/AcrR family transcriptional regulator, which translates into the protein MAAPLKTRERIIQASLELFNSQGERSVTTNHIAEYLRISPGNLYYHFSNKQAIIAELFIRYESDVDGFLRLPEGREPSIADKNFYLESLLEAMWRYRFLHRDLEHLLDNDPSLAERYQLFSERCLQGAQTIYQGFCDAGILVMTALQIEALTLNSWIILTSWVRFLCTSQHKSGDLSEEMLRRGIYQVLALEVGLIAPAARAEIEALHQTYYVPLEALV
- the ftsE gene encoding cell division ATP-binding protein FtsE, with protein sequence MIRFEQVGKRYPNGHVGLHELSFRVRRGEFLFVTGHSGAGKSTLLRLILAMERPTSGKLLLAGQDLGQITNTQIPFLRRQIGVVFQNHQLLFDRSVFDNVALPLQILGLSKAEIGERVGSALERVALSDKAEQFPGDLSTGQQQRVGIARAIVHRPALLLADEPTGNLDPRLAAEIMGVFEDINRLGTSVLIASHDLALIARMRHRMLTLQRGRLIGDGDAV
- the ftsY gene encoding signal recognition particle-docking protein FtsY, whose protein sequence is MFGSNEDKKTPAASDANISVQAADKTAEKKGLFGWLRKKPQEPAPVPAEPEVQKPAPAESVAPAAEPVADKPAALESETREVVTPPAPPAPTVMPAPAQPSVAAPATEPVATPPVIAVEQEKSGNQSSWFNRLKQGLSKTSAGLGEGMAGLFLGQKTIDDDLIDEIETRLLVADVGVEATTLIIENLTQKVARKQLTNVNALYKSLQDELAALLKPVEQPLKVDSSKTPYVILVVGVNGAGKTTTIGKMAKKLQQEGKKVMLAAGDTFRAAAVEQLQVWGERNNIPVIAQHTGADSASVIFDAVQAAKSRGMDVLIADTAGRLHTKDNLMEELKKVRRVMGKLDDTAPHEVLLVLDAGTGQNAINQAKQFNQTVNLSGLVLTKLDGTAKGGVIFALAKQFGLPIRYIGVGEGIDDLRTFVADDFVKALFAER
- the rpoH gene encoding RNA polymerase sigma factor RpoH, whose product is MSTSLQPVHALVPGANLEAYVHAVNSIPLLTPEQERELAESLFYHQNLEAARQMVLAHLRFVVHIARSYSGYGLAQADLIQEGNVGLMKAVKRFNPEMGVRLVSFAVHWIRAEIHEFILRNWRIVKVATTKAQRKLFFNLRSQKKRLAWLNNDEVNAVAESLGVEPREVREMESRLTGHDMAFDPAADDDDDRAFQTPAQYLEDHRYDPAVQLENADWSDSSTANLHEALDGLDERSRDILYQRWLSEEKATLHDLAAKYNVSAERIRQLEKNAMSKLKGSIAA
- a CDS encoding pitrilysin family protein → MNKRTPLRPGLLSLALLSVLSITSLGASAEATNVKSGNKLQSLSEMSETVSHRKLDIQTWKTSEGAKVLFVEAHELPMFDLHLTYAAGSSQDGDVQGLAMLTNAMLNEGVPGKDVGQIAAGFEDLGAEFSNGSYRDMAVTGLRSLSAKKEREPALALFNQVIGQPTFPEDSFIRIKNQVLAGFEYQKQNPGSLAGIELFKKLYGKHPYAHPSDGTEKSIPPITIEQLKAFHAKAYSAGNTVIALVGDLTRSEAEAITAKVSAALPKGPALPAIVEPQQPAASSNHIEFPSKQTHLMLAQLGIDRADPDYAALYMGNQIFGGGGFGTRLMEEVREKRGLTYGVYSGFTAMQVRGPFMINLQTRAELSEGTLQLVKDLLREYLKNGPTEKELDNAKREMAGSFPLSTASNSAIVGQLGAIGFYNLPLDYLETFMQQVQGLTVEQVKTAMAKHLDPDAMVIVTAGPTVTQQELPPPTENPAEQPLGVPEH
- the rsmD gene encoding 16S rRNA (guanine(966)-N(2))-methyltransferase RsmD, whose protein sequence is MSKQASRTGAHGGLGHVRIIGGEWGSRRFTFPDAQGLRPTPDRVRETLFNWLAPYVEGARVLDPFTGSGALYLEALSRGAASALALDLNPDSVASLRGHLQTLRCENGQLLQSNAITYLQTQPATAFDLVFLDPPFHQDLLVPTCELLESRGWLSDAAWIYCESEKAPSKLGLPSNWRLHREKKSGQVYYSLWERST
- the ftsX gene encoding permease-like cell division protein FtsX, whose product is MSATRMPPPQPAQRVGAAPKKAEHNSLEDGPDFKTQLHSWLENHRASLADSLRRLGKQPIGSFFTCLVMAVALSLPMGLSLLLNNVERLGGSWQRAAQISLFLQIDATDADGQELREQIDKMDDVAQTDWVSREQALTEFQEQSGLGQALKELPENPLPGVVLVTPKEVDKVGLEALRTRLAALPKVQQAQLDLLWVERLTAILKLGERFIFGLTLLLIMALLLVIGNTIRLHIENRRTEIEVIKLVGGTDSYVRRPFLYMGALYGLGAGVLAWMVLAYGLNWLDGSVVRLAGLYGSDFSLGGVTIADGLSLLLGAVLLGYIGAWIAVARHLRELAPK
- a CDS encoding pitrilysin family protein, coding for MNTIARRATGLLIGMLCIPLSAFAAVPQATHEFSLDNGLKVIVREDHRAPVVVSQLWYKVGSSFETPGRTGLSHALEHMMFKGSSKLGPGEASHVLRDLGAEENAFTSDDYTAYYQVLARDRLSVAMELEADRMATLKLPAEEFKREIEVIKEERRLRTDDKPTSLAYERFKAMAYPASGYHNPTIGWMADLQRMSIDELRQWYEAWYAPNNATLVVVGDVSEAEVKTLAQKYFGAIPKREVPAVKIPKDLDQPGERRLTLHLKTQLPSLMMGFNVPGLATAEKPRSVHALRLIAALLDGGYSARLSTNLERAQELVSGASAWYDPYPRGDSLFMLTATPNTQKGKTIEETEAGLWEELQNLQNNPPSTAEVARVRAQVIAGLVYERDSITSQATSIGKLETVGLSWKLMDKELSELEAVTPADIQDAAKKFFTRDRLSVAYILPEEKSDE
- a CDS encoding hydrolase, which translates into the protein MNNSFKPAWWLPSAHLQTLWNSMCRTSPTLERRRERMWLNDGDFLDMDWYGPHQADTPLVLLLHGLTGSSNSLYILGVQQTLAAQGWASVALNWRGCSGEPNLLPRGYHSGASEDLAETVCHLRAQRPMAPLYAAGYSLGGNVLLKYLGETGKDSQLQGAVAVSVPFRLDQCADRIGMGFSKVYQAHFMREMVAYVRDKQRLFSHSGQADQLSILEKLGPLDGMRTFWDFDGKVTAPLHGFSDAQDYYKRSSSRYFLGKICTPTLLIQAKDDPFVFEHSLPEPDELASCIEFELHPKGGHVGFIEGTPQRPGYYLERRIPQWLSQSAGRL